A genome region from Bradyrhizobium sp. WSM1417 includes the following:
- a CDS encoding MarR family winged helix-turn-helix transcriptional regulator — protein MSPGPVDQNFLFTLAELYRLLRVYADKEASRFGITRAQWAVLAKVERSEGMKQSELAELLEVQPITLTRLIDKLCDSDWIERRNDPSDRRVKRLYLKKAGRQLLGRMSGLKSELTANALDGITPADAHRLLTQLETIKENVRSAIQTSGAEQARKEQRYG, from the coding sequence ATGAGCCCAGGGCCCGTGGACCAAAACTTCCTGTTTACGCTCGCCGAGCTCTATCGCCTGCTCCGGGTCTATGCCGACAAGGAAGCCTCGCGCTTCGGCATCACCCGCGCGCAATGGGCGGTGCTGGCCAAGGTCGAGCGCAGCGAAGGCATGAAGCAGTCGGAACTCGCCGAGCTTCTCGAGGTGCAGCCGATCACGCTGACGCGCCTGATCGACAAGCTCTGCGACAGCGACTGGATCGAGCGACGCAACGATCCTTCGGATCGCCGCGTCAAGCGGCTGTATCTGAAGAAGGCCGGGCGGCAATTGCTCGGGCGGATGAGCGGGCTGAAGTCCGAGCTCACGGCCAACGCGCTCGACGGTATCACTCCGGCGGACGCCCACCGCCTCCTCACCCAACTCGAAACAATCAAGGAAAACGTGCGGTCCGCGATCCAGACCAGCGGAGCGGAACAAGCGCGTAAGGAGCAGCGCTATGGCTGA
- a CDS encoding HlyD family secretion protein → MADQVLKFQPEQKIDGGKPTKKAGTNPRRRLVAGLRRYRRVLLLVVLPIVVAVAGFTFYLNGGRYVGTDDAYVGAQKVLVTPDISGKIQKVVVKEGQIVKHGDELFEIDPAPFRHALEEAKAQLAQARITYDNLVANIKIYGDMLNLAQQGMDLKQRDVERKQSLVKNNYGSQLDLDNASNALVTAGAQAQYIKQQLSNARTQLLGNPELPLEQFPAYAQAKAKLDDAQRNLDHTVLRAPMDGVATQVEQIQLGRYVAAGTPVFSIIDVAHPWVDANPKESDLTYVTEGQPVTLEVDAFPNHTFKGKIGSLSPGTGAQFAILPPQNASGNFVKVVQRVPIRIYFDETDKSVRKLKAGMSVYATIDTGHRRSLAGLLGLSATASQDKDTDKD, encoded by the coding sequence ATGGCTGATCAGGTTCTCAAGTTCCAGCCCGAGCAGAAAATCGACGGCGGCAAGCCCACCAAGAAAGCCGGCACCAATCCGCGCCGCCGCCTGGTGGCGGGCCTGCGCCGCTATCGCCGCGTGCTGCTCCTGGTCGTGCTGCCGATCGTCGTCGCGGTTGCCGGCTTCACCTTCTATCTCAATGGCGGCCGTTACGTCGGCACCGACGACGCCTATGTCGGCGCCCAGAAGGTGCTGGTGACGCCCGATATCTCCGGCAAAATCCAGAAAGTTGTCGTCAAGGAAGGCCAGATCGTCAAGCACGGCGACGAGCTGTTCGAGATCGACCCCGCTCCGTTCCGTCACGCATTGGAAGAAGCCAAGGCGCAACTCGCCCAAGCCCGCATCACCTATGACAATCTCGTTGCCAACATCAAGATCTACGGCGACATGCTCAATCTCGCCCAGCAGGGCATGGACCTCAAGCAGCGCGACGTCGAACGCAAGCAGTCGCTGGTGAAGAACAATTACGGCTCGCAGCTCGATCTCGACAACGCGTCGAATGCACTGGTGACTGCCGGCGCGCAGGCGCAATACATCAAGCAGCAACTCTCCAATGCCAGGACGCAATTGCTTGGCAACCCCGAGTTGCCGCTGGAGCAATTCCCCGCCTACGCGCAGGCGAAAGCCAAGCTGGACGATGCCCAGCGCAACCTCGACCACACCGTGCTGCGCGCGCCGATGGATGGCGTGGCAACACAAGTCGAGCAGATCCAGCTCGGCCGCTACGTCGCCGCCGGCACGCCGGTGTTCTCCATCATCGACGTCGCCCATCCCTGGGTCGACGCCAATCCGAAGGAGAGCGATCTCACCTACGTCACCGAAGGACAGCCGGTCACACTCGAGGTCGACGCCTTCCCGAACCATACCTTCAAGGGCAAGATCGGCTCGCTCTCGCCCGGCACCGGCGCGCAATTCGCGATCCTGCCGCCGCAGAACGCCAGCGGCAATTTCGTCAAGGTGGTGCAGCGCGTGCCGATCCGCATCTATTTCGACGAGACCGACAAATCCGTGCGCAAGCTGAAGGCCGGCATGAGCGTCTACGCCACCATCGACACCGGCCACCGGCGCTCGCTCGCCGGCCTGCTCGGCCTGTCGGCGACCGCGAGCCAAGACAAAGATACGGACAAAGACTGA
- a CDS encoding MDR family MFS transporter codes for MSGPNAHLMVPGLRRNMVTICAMTATIMQALDTTIANVALPYMQGTLSASQDQINWVLTSYIVAAAIMTAPVGWIANRFGRKRIFIICSAGFTMASVLCGLAQDINQMVLFRLLQGVFGAALVPLSQSVMLDYYTLQERAKAMSIWGMGVMMGPIMGPSLGAWLTETYSWHWVFFVNLPFGAITVIGLIIFMDETRKDLSLRFDWFGFAALAVAIGSLQLALDRGEQLGWLESAEILAEFIVSAVAFYFFIAHSFTTSTPFIRFALFRDRNFVTGCMFMVVMGLVLFSTMALASPYMQNVIGYPIITAGLLLASRGFGTFFAMMLVGRMMRYVEARTLIITGLTLTAGSLFQMTGWTDLTQVPEIVTVSVIQGFGFGLVFVPLSTVAFLTLSNELRTDGTAMLTLMRNVASSVGISVVIAQLTQGTRRTYAILSEHINPFNHALQMPSVSGMINLSTDAGRAMADRMVSVQAQIIAFAHDYELVMFFILCTIPLALLIGSTKATLRKQAAGPEHAVME; via the coding sequence ATGTCCGGCCCCAATGCCCATTTGATGGTTCCCGGTCTGCGCCGGAACATGGTGACGATCTGCGCCATGACGGCAACCATCATGCAGGCGCTGGACACCACCATCGCCAACGTCGCCCTGCCCTATATGCAGGGCACGCTGTCGGCCTCGCAGGACCAGATCAACTGGGTGCTGACCTCCTACATCGTCGCCGCCGCTATCATGACCGCGCCGGTGGGCTGGATCGCCAACCGCTTCGGCCGCAAGCGCATCTTCATCATCTGCTCGGCCGGCTTCACCATGGCATCGGTACTATGCGGGCTTGCGCAGGACATCAACCAGATGGTGCTGTTCCGTCTGCTGCAGGGCGTGTTCGGCGCCGCCCTGGTGCCGTTGTCGCAATCGGTGATGCTCGACTATTACACGCTCCAGGAACGCGCCAAGGCGATGTCGATCTGGGGCATGGGCGTGATGATGGGGCCGATCATGGGTCCCTCGCTCGGCGCCTGGCTGACCGAGACTTATTCCTGGCACTGGGTGTTCTTCGTGAATTTGCCGTTCGGCGCCATAACCGTGATCGGGCTGATCATCTTCATGGACGAGACCCGGAAGGATCTCAGTCTCAGATTCGACTGGTTCGGCTTCGCGGCGCTGGCGGTCGCGATCGGCTCGCTTCAGCTCGCGCTCGACCGCGGCGAGCAATTGGGCTGGCTCGAATCGGCCGAGATCCTTGCCGAGTTCATCGTCTCGGCAGTCGCCTTCTACTTCTTCATCGCGCACTCCTTCACGACCTCGACGCCGTTCATCCGCTTCGCGCTCTTCAGGGATCGCAACTTCGTCACCGGCTGCATGTTCATGGTCGTGATGGGCCTCGTGCTGTTCTCGACCATGGCGCTGGCCTCGCCCTACATGCAGAACGTGATCGGCTATCCCATCATCACCGCGGGCCTGCTGCTGGCGAGCCGCGGCTTCGGCACCTTCTTCGCCATGATGCTGGTCGGCCGCATGATGCGTTATGTCGAGGCCCGCACGCTGATCATCACCGGCCTGACGCTGACCGCGGGCTCGCTGTTCCAGATGACCGGCTGGACCGATTTGACCCAGGTGCCGGAGATCGTGACCGTCAGCGTCATCCAGGGCTTCGGCTTCGGCCTCGTCTTCGTGCCGCTATCGACGGTGGCGTTCCTGACCTTGTCGAATGAGCTGCGCACCGACGGCACCGCGATGCTGACCCTGATGCGCAACGTCGCGAGCTCAGTGGGCATTTCCGTCGTCATCGCCCAGCTGACACAGGGCACGCGGCGGACCTACGCGATCCTGTCCGAGCACATCAACCCATTCAACCACGCGCTCCAGATGCCCAGCGTCAGCGGCATGATCAATCTCTCCACCGACGCCGGCCGCGCCATGGCCGATCGCATGGTCAGCGTGCAGGCGCAGATCATCGCCTTCGCGCACGACTACGAGCTGGTGATGTTCTTCATCCTCTGCACCATCCCGCTCGCCCTGCTGATCGGCTCGACCAAGGCCACCCTGCGCAAGCAGGCGGCCGGGCCGGAACACGCGGTGATGGAGTAA